Below is a genomic region from Treponema sp. OMZ 798.
ACACGGTAATTACCAATTTGAATAGCTATAAAACTATGGGTGTCTTGTCAAACCGTAAAATGCGTGAAGCCGCAAACAGGGAAATCGACACCATGAGGACGCGCTGTCTTTCAGCCGATCAGAGTATTTCTGCCTTGAGCGGAGGTAATCAGCAAAAGGTTATCATCGGAAAATGGCTGGAGCGTTCTCCCGATGTGTTTTTGATGGATGAGCCTACCCGCGGTATAGATGTCGGGGCCAAGTACGAAATATATCAGCTCATTATCAATATGGCTAAAGAGGGTAAAACCATAATCGTCGTTTCGAGCGAGATGCCCGAAATCTTAGGTATCACAAACCGCATCGCCGTCATGTCCAACCGCCGCCTTGCAGGTATTGTAAATACAAAAGAAACCGATCAAGAAACCCTGCTCAGGCTTTCGGCTAAGTATTTGTAGGAACATTTTAAGGAGTATGTTGTATGGAAAATAAAAACAATGAAAAAGTAGATTTAATCGATTTTAGTTTTTTTAACGAAGATAAAAAACTTGCCGAGTACGGCAAGGCCCTTCATGAGCTCCGCAAGGACGGGGTCGATAAGATAGCTTCTTTAAAAAATCATATCTATGCCCTTAAAAAGAACCGCCTGATAGACGATGAGGTAAAGGCTTCTTCTATCGAAGAATATAAAAAAGAAATCGAAGAAGCAAAGAAGACCGCTCTTGAAAACAAGGATGCCGAAAAGAAGCTTGCAGCCGAATCTGTTGCCTATTCGAATAAGCTTTTTAACGATAATATAAAGGATTTTATAAAATCCGAAAACCAAAAGCAGGAGCAGTACAAGGCTGAGTATGAAAGTCAAGCCGCTTCAATTATGCAGGAAAATGAACTTGCAAAAAAAGCGGTGCATGATGAGTTTGCCGAAACTAAGGATTCGGGAGAGCTTAACCGCAAGCTAAACGTTTTAAAGTTTCAGCTTAACTCTTCCTTGGCTGAGGTAAAAAATAAATACAGGGATGCCCTTGCCGCCTCTAAGGAAGCAAAAAATCAAGCCTACATAGACCATGTTCAAAAAAATATTTCTTTAAGAAACGGAAGAACAAATCTTAAAGAAAACATGGTTTTAAATTTTAAAGATTATGTTTATAAGTTTAAGCTCTCAAGCTTTTTGTTGAGCAACGGTCTTTATCTTGCAATTTTGGTTTTCTTTATTGTCTGTATAATTGTGGCTCCCATATCGGGAAACGGAAACCTACTGTCCCTTCCCAATATCTTTACGATTTTGGAACAGGCTTCGACAAGAATGTTTTACGCCCTCGGTGTTGCAGGGCTTATTCTTTTAGCCGGTACCGACTTGAGTATAGGAAGAATGGTCGCCCTCGGTTCGGTTATTACGGGCTTGATTTTACATCCGGGGCTTAACATAGTGACCTTTTTCGGGCTCGGCCCTTGGGATTTTACTGCCATGCCGATGGTTTGGCGCCTTATTCTTTCGCTCGGTCTTTCAATCTTGTTTTGCGTTTTATTTAGTGCCTTTGCAGGCGTCTTTTCTGCCCGCCTTAAGATTCACCCCTTTATTGCGACCCTTGCAACCCAGCTTATTATCTACGGTCTTTTGTTTTTCGGCACTAGCGGAACTCCGGTAGGATCAATCGATAATGAGGTAAAGGACTTACTCGGCGGAAGATGGATTTTGGGCATTGTAAATAACGAGATGATTACCTTGCCTAAGCTTATAATCCCTGCCTTGGTTGCGATTGTAATTGCATGGTTTATTTGGAATAAGACCGTCTTCGGAAAAAATATGTATGCGGTAGGCGGAAATGCCGAAGCTGCTGCCGTAAGCGGAATAAGCGTTTTTAGGGTTACCATGGGAGTCTTTATTATGGCAGGTGTCTTTTACGGTGTAGGCTCCTTCCTGGAAGCTTTTAGGGCTAACGCAAGTGCAGGAACGGGACAGGGCTATGAACTTGATGCCATTGCTGCCTGCGTTGTAGGAGGCATCTCCTTTAACGGAGGTATAGGAAAGATAAGCGGTGCCGTAATAGGCGTTATCATCTTTACAAGTTTAACCTACTGTTTAACCTTTTTAGGAATAGACACCAACTTGCAGTTTGTGTTTAAGGGTTTTATCATCATTGCGGCTGTTGCCTTAGACAGCGTAAAATACCTAAAGAAAAAATAAGTCTTAGGAGATTTAAATGATCAGCGATAAAAACAATTGCGATAAAAGTGCTTACGATAAAAATGCGATTAAGGATGCCGTAA
It encodes:
- a CDS encoding galactoside ABC transporter permease, with protein sequence MENKNNEKVDLIDFSFFNEDKKLAEYGKALHELRKDGVDKIASLKNHIYALKKNRLIDDEVKASSIEEYKKEIEEAKKTALENKDAEKKLAAESVAYSNKLFNDNIKDFIKSENQKQEQYKAEYESQAASIMQENELAKKAVHDEFAETKDSGELNRKLNVLKFQLNSSLAEVKNKYRDALAASKEAKNQAYIDHVQKNISLRNGRTNLKENMVLNFKDYVYKFKLSSFLLSNGLYLAILVFFIVCIIVAPISGNGNLLSLPNIFTILEQASTRMFYALGVAGLILLAGTDLSIGRMVALGSVITGLILHPGLNIVTFFGLGPWDFTAMPMVWRLILSLGLSILFCVLFSAFAGVFSARLKIHPFIATLATQLIIYGLLFFGTSGTPVGSIDNEVKDLLGGRWILGIVNNEMITLPKLIIPALVAIVIAWFIWNKTVFGKNMYAVGGNAEAAAVSGISVFRVTMGVFIMAGVFYGVGSFLEAFRANASAGTGQGYELDAIAACVVGGISFNGGIGKISGAVIGVIIFTSLTYCLTFLGIDTNLQFVFKGFIIIAAVALDSVKYLKKK